The Stigmatella aurantiaca DW4/3-1 genome contains the following window.
TGTTTCTGCGTTTTGAGCGATGGTTCTCCCACCCCGCTCGCGGATCTCCTTCAACCCGCGCGCCCCATCCTTCCCCATGCCGGTGAGAATGACCCCGATACACCGCCGCCCGAACGACTCCGCAGCAGAGGATAGCAGGAGATCACATGAAGGCCGGAACCCTCGTACCGGGGGGCGAGGGTCCAATTGGAGCCACCCTTCCGGCCGCACCACCAGGTGAGCGCCCGAAGGGGCGATGTACGCCGTGCCGGGCAGCATCTTCTCGTCGTGGGGGGCCTCCATCACCCGCAGGCCGGTCTCCGAGGCCAACCAGTGTGCCAACCCTTCCGTGAAACCAACGCTGATGTGTTGACAAATACAGACCGCCGCCGGGAAATCCTTGGGAAGGCTGCGCAGCAGGATGGAGAGGGCCCGGGGCCCGCCCAGGGAGGCGGCGATGGCCACCAGGGGAAACGGCGGCTCGGCCCCATCGGCGGGAGGGGGGTGGGCCCGGCGGCGCACCTTGCCCTGGACGTGACGCACCACGCGCACCTGCGAGAGCATCACCAACTGGCGCGCGATCGACTGCCAGAAGTCCGCCCCGGGCACGGGCGAACGCTCCACCACGTCGAGCGCTCCGAGCGCCAGGGCCTTGAACGCCTCGTCACGCGTCAACACGCCCGAGCTCATGGCGAGGATGGGGGTGGGCCGCTCCGCCATCACCTGCGCAATGGCTTCCAGGGCCTCCACCGACGTCAAATCCACCAGGATGACGTCCGGGGTCTCGTCCTCTACCGTGTCCAGAGCGTCGGCGAAGGAGCACTCGCCGGCGGAGGTGAGCGTCTCACCTTGAAAGAGGTGCCGTGCCAGGAGGCGAAGTCCGCTTCCCACCAGCAACACCCGGCACGGACTCCCTGGAGTAATGCGCACACAGCCCTCGTCATGTCAGCCGCTCGATGGT
Protein-coding sequences here:
- a CDS encoding chemotaxis protein CheB, producing the protein MLLVGSGLRLLARHLFQGETLTSAGECSFADALDTVEDETPDVILVDLTSVEALEAIAQVMAERPTPILAMSSGVLTRDEAFKALALGALDVVERSPVPGADFWQSIARQLVMLSQVRVVRHVQGKVRRRAHPPPADGAEPPFPLVAIAASLGGPRALSILLRSLPKDFPAAVCICQHISVGFTEGLAHWLASETGLRVMEAPHDEKMLPGTAYIAPSGAHLVVRPEGWLQLDPRPPVRGFRPSCDLLLSSAAESFGRRCIGVILTGMGKDGARGLKEIRERGGRTIAQNAETCVVYGMPREAVQLGAAEEILPLDRIGPTLLEWVETC